One Bacteroidota bacterium DNA segment encodes these proteins:
- a CDS encoding response regulator, with protein sequence MKKEKVFNTIERIMLIDDNEIDNFVSSRIMQQTDFANEILEYTSAREAFEFLEELGRSGKFNEVPSLILLDLNMPCMNGEEFVRKFQTLPLPVRQRTSIAILTSMFNPSEVFYKMKCPNVITCLSKPLMKHNLIELTECLGDNRILSTVA encoded by the coding sequence ATGAAAAAAGAAAAAGTTTTCAATACCATCGAACGCATCATGCTTATTGATGATAATGAGATAGACAATTTTGTGTCGTCGAGAATTATGCAACAAACAGATTTTGCCAATGAGATTCTCGAATATACCAGTGCCCGCGAAGCCTTTGAATTCCTGGAAGAACTGGGACGGTCGGGAAAATTCAATGAAGTTCCATCACTCATCCTTCTTGACCTGAATATGCCCTGTATGAACGGTGAAGAATTCGTTCGGAAATTTCAAACTTTGCCGCTACCTGTTCGTCAAAGAACATCCATCGCCATTCTCACCAGTATGTTCAATCCATCGGAGGTATTTTACAAAATGAAATGTCCGAATGTGATCACGTGCCTGAGTAAACCTTTGATGAAACACAATCTTATTGAACTTACGGAATGTTTGGGTGATAATAGGATTCTTTCGACGGTGGCATAA
- a CDS encoding APC family permease, producing the protein MEKNNTQPKQPLRFFDLTMIVVSLVIGMGIFKTPASVAKVADSSNIFFLAWIIGGVVALSGALTFAEIGSRLPVSGGYYRIFSHCYHPAFAFMLNGTILISNAASVAGVALIGAEYITPHFLYEDWNKETINLVVAVSMIVIFFGLNLLGLKTSSRTQNVLTVFKLVVVTALCFTVFFPSNETKTVQEIISTGPHSFLKSLGLCLIPISFTYGGYQQTINFGGEVENAPRIMPRAIIAGMIVVTILYLSINFAYMHIIGFHSLKSAETIGQTLSAKILGNIGGKIFSLLLFFSVLAYVNIGLLSNPRVIMAMSEEKTLPAFFSYHSKKFNVPVWSLVAFTLVTVIVLFFAKTFDTLVNYVIFLDSSGFVFAAATIFILRYRKTGEEKKIYKLFLYPVLPALFIIAYLLIAFSVVMKGYIYPLYDILVFVFFLLLYFVFNFRKRK; encoded by the coding sequence ATGGAAAAAAATAATACGCAACCCAAACAACCGCTTCGTTTTTTCGATCTCACGATGATCGTTGTGAGTCTGGTGATCGGGATGGGAATTTTCAAAACGCCGGCAAGCGTTGCGAAGGTGGCCGATTCTTCCAATATTTTTTTTCTGGCATGGATCATTGGTGGAGTCGTTGCATTGAGCGGCGCACTTACGTTCGCGGAGATTGGTTCGCGTTTACCGGTGAGCGGCGGTTACTATCGTATTTTTTCTCATTGTTATCATCCTGCATTTGCTTTCATGCTCAACGGAACCATTCTTATTTCGAATGCCGCTTCTGTAGCAGGCGTTGCACTCATTGGTGCAGAATATATTACTCCGCACTTTCTTTACGAGGACTGGAATAAGGAAACCATTAATCTGGTAGTGGCAGTGAGCATGATCGTTATTTTTTTCGGGCTCAATCTTCTCGGGCTGAAAACAAGTTCGCGCACACAGAATGTGCTTACTGTTTTCAAATTAGTGGTGGTGACTGCACTCTGTTTCACAGTTTTTTTTCCTTCGAATGAAACAAAAACAGTGCAGGAAATAATTTCAACGGGGCCACACAGTTTTCTCAAATCGCTTGGCCTTTGTCTCATTCCCATTTCCTTCACTTATGGCGGATACCAGCAAACCATAAATTTCGGAGGAGAAGTGGAAAATGCGCCACGCATTATGCCGCGCGCTATCATTGCCGGTATGATCGTCGTAACGATTCTTTATCTCTCGATCAACTTTGCATACATGCACATCATTGGTTTCCATTCGCTGAAAAGTGCGGAAACTATTGGCCAGACTTTATCTGCAAAAATTCTCGGAAACATAGGCGGGAAAATATTTTCACTGTTGCTTTTTTTCTCCGTGCTCGCTTATGTCAATATCGGTTTGCTCTCGAATCCACGTGTAATCATGGCGATGAGCGAAGAAAAAACTTTGCCGGCATTTTTCAGTTACCATTCGAAAAAATTCAATGTCCCGGTGTGGTCGCTCGTTGCATTTACACTGGTAACGGTGATCGTTTTGTTCTTCGCTAAAACTTTTGATACGCTGGTAAATTATGTGATCTTCCTCGACTCCAGCGGATTTGTTTTTGCCGCAGCAACAATTTTTATTCTGCGTTACCGTAAAACGGGCGAAGAAAAAAAGATCTACAAGTTGTTCCTGTATCCTGTTCTGCCGGCGTTGTTCATTATTGCTTACCTGCTCATTGCTTTTTCGGTGGTGATGAAAGGATATATTTATCCGCTCTACGATATTCTCGTTTTTGTTTTTTTCCTGCTGCTTTATTTTGTTTTCAATTTCCGGAAAAGAAAGTGA